In one Streptomyces venezuelae genomic region, the following are encoded:
- a CDS encoding DUF4193 domain-containing protein has product MATDYDTPRKTDDDVNEDSIEELKARRNDKSTSAVDVDEFEAAEGLELPGADLSNEELAVRVLPKQQDEFTCMSCFLVHHRSQLAKEKNGQPICRDCD; this is encoded by the coding sequence ATGGCAACGGACTACGACACCCCACGTAAGACCGACGATGACGTCAACGAGGACAGCATCGAGGAACTCAAGGCCCGGCGGAACGACAAGTCGACCTCAGCGGTCGACGTCGACGAGTTCGAGGCCGCCGAGGGCCTCGAGCTGCCCGGCGCCGATCTTTCCAACGAGGAGCTCGCCGTCCGCGTGCTCCCGAAGCAGCAGGACGAGTTCACCTGCATGAGCTGCTTCCTGGTGCATCACCGCAGCCAGCTGGCCAAGGAGAAGAACGGCCAGCCGATCTGCCGCGACTGCGACTGA